In Kutzneria kofuensis, the DNA window GGTGAGCTGGAGGTCGCCGTGCGTGAACACCGGTGTCCACGGGCGGAGCGCGGCCTCGGCGACCTGGCGGTTGCGCGTGACCAGGTCGGCGGGGAGGACACCATTGGTGACGAGCCACGCGCATTCGCCGTCGAGCCGCGCCGCGATCTCGTCGAGGCTCCGACCGGGCCACGGCGGCAGCGGCGCGTCGTGCAGCATCCGTGCGGCGGCACCCGCCGCGGCCCACGCCGCCGACGACGCGGTCGACGGCTCGCCGAGGCGGCCGAGTGCCGTGCCTGAGAGGGCGGCGAGTGCGAGCACGGGCGGCTTGCGCCAGAGGACCTCCGGAGTCGGGATCGGCGCCATGGCCATCGCCTCGACCTCGACGTCGATGCGCGTCTGATCAGGGTCGATCTTCAGGAACACGTCGCCGACACGCAGGGTCGCACGCTCGTTGTGGGCGACGACGACCTCGACCTCTTCCATATCGGCGAGTATCGCGGGGACGATCAGCGGTGTCGCCGGGTTTATCGCGTACGACCGCGCGCCTGGCCGGTGAGGGCGATGCCGTCGGGGTCGAGGGCGAGGCGGATCGCGTCGCCGGGTTCGGGGGCGCCGGCGACGGGGGCGACGGCCTCGACGGGGGCGGTGGGAACGCCGTCACCGGTGAGCTGGACGAGCAAGCGGGCGTGATCGCGGCGGTGGAGGCGCTGGACGACCTCGCCGTGGACGAAGCCGGCCGGGTCGGTGCGCAAGGCGTTGGCACGAAGGCCGAGTAGCACGGAACCATCGCCGGCGCCGGGCAGCGGGACCGCGCCGAGGGGGCTGCTGACCAGGTCGTGGTCGGCCTCGGCGGGCACGAAGGTGGTGCAGCCGAGGAAGCCGGCGACGACGTCGTCGGCGGGCCGGCGCCAGACCTCGTCGGGCGGCCCGACCTGGCGGATCCGGCCGGCCTGCATGAGGGCGACACGGTCGGCGAGGGTGAAGGCCTCGTCGTGATCATGGGTGACGACGAGAGCAGTGGTGCCGGTGGCGCGCAGCAGGGCGGCGAGGTCGACGGCGAGCTGCTCGCGCAGGGCACGGTCCAAAGCGGACAGTGGCTCGTCGAGCAGGAGCAAGCGGGGCTTGGGAGCCAGGGCCCGGGCCAGCGCCACCCGCTGCTGCTCGCCGCCGGAGAGCTCGGTGACGCGGCGTTCGCCGTAGCCGGCAAGGCCGACGAGCGCCAACAACTCGTCGACGCGGGCGGCGCGCTCGGAGCGGTCGACGTGGTGCATGCGCATGCCGAACGCGACATTCGCGGCGACGTCCCGGTGCGGGAACAACTGCCCGTCCTGGAACACCAGCCCGAAGTCCCGCCGGTGCACGGCGACGCCGGCCAGATCGACGCCGTCCCAACGAATCGTGCCGGCGGCGGGCCGCTCCAGACCGGCGACGGCCCGAAGCAGCGTCGACTTGCCGCAGCCGGACGGACCGAGCAGCGCGACAACTTCGCCGTCGGCGACACTGAGGTCCACATCGGACACGGCGGCGATCGCGCCGTAGCGCACGGACAAGCCCTGCAGTTCCAGTGCCATCAGAACTCCCCAACCGCCGGCGTCAACCGCTCGATCAGCACGACGGCGAGCACGGTGACCAGCATCAACACCACGCACGCCGCGTACGCCATCTCGTTGTTCAGCTCGCCCGGCCGGGCGATGAGCCGCGCGATCGCCACCGGCAGCGTCGGCGCGTCCGGCCGCGCCAGGAAACTCGTCGCGCCGAACTCACCCAGCGCGACCACGTATCCGAAGCCGGCCGCGGCGATCAGCGACCGCCAGGCCAACGCCAGGTCGACCTCGCGCCACACGCGGAACGGCCCGGCGCCGAGCGTGCCGGCGGCCTGCCGCAGCCGCTCGTCGATCGCCCGCAGCACCGGCAACACCGTCCGCACGATCAGCGGCGTGATCACCAGGGCCTGCGCGAACGGCACGAGCAGCGGCGATGTGCGCAGGTCGAAGGGCAGATCGCCGAGCGTGACGAGGTAGCCGAAGCCGACCGTCACCGCCGACACGCCCAGCGGCAGCATCAGCGCCAGGTCCAGCGTCTCGCCCAGCACCGCACGTCCTCGACGGAGCTGCGACAGCACGACGGCCGCCGTCACGCCCAGCAGCATCGCAAGGATGGTGGCGTCGGTCGCCGCACGGATCGAGTTCCACGCCGCGTCCCAGGCCGAAACCTCCAGCGTGCCGGAATCGCCGGTGCCCGCCAACGCCCGCCAACCGTCCATTGTGGTCAGTGACCGGGCGACAAGGCCGACGATCGGCACCAGCAGCGCGATCACCACGACCAGCGCCGCGCCGACCACGATCCATTCGCCGCCGACCGGCCGCCGTGCCGTCTCCAGGCGACCCCGCAGCTTCAACGCCGTCTCACGGCGTCGACGCGCGAACGCGCCGATCAGCAGCACCGCGATCACCGCGACCACCTGCAGGATCGACAACGCCGCCGCGCCGGGCAGGTCGAACAGGTCGACCGTGCGGAGGTAGATCTCCGTCTCCAACGTCCGGTAGCGCGCCCCGCCGAGCATCAGAACAACGCCGAAACTGGTGGCACAGAACAGAAACACGACCGCGGCAGCCGACCCGATCGCGGGCGCGATCGCCGGCAGCACCACCGACGTGAACGCCCGCCACCGTGACGCGCCCAGCGCCCGAGCCGCCTCCTCGGCCCGCCGATCCGTGTGCGCCCACAGCCCGCCGACCGTCCGCGCGACGACCGCGACGTTGAAGAACGCGTTGGCCAGCACGATCGACAGGACGCCACCGTCCGGCAGCAGGGCCCGAAACGCCAGGCCCACCACCACCGTGGGCAGCACGAACGGCACCAGGATCAGCGTGCGCACCAGGCCCACACCCGGCAGTTCGCAGCGCGCCATGACGTACGCGAGCGGCATGCCCGCGAGCACCGCCACCAGCGTCGCCGCGGCCGCCTGGCCGAGCGTGAACGCGACGAGCCGCCAGGTCTCGCCGCTGGCCAGCACGTCCGCCGCGCCGCTGCCGCCGAGCCCGATACCCACGATCGACACCACCGGCCAGGCGAAGAACAGGCCAAGGAAACCGATCGGGACCAGCGCCAGCAGCGGCAGAACTAGCCTTGCAGCAGCGTTCGGCACTGCTGAACCCACTTCTCCCGGTTGGCGTCCACCTGGTCCGCCGGCAGCTGCGCCGGCGCGTCCGGCAGCGGCGCCGCCGTCTTCCAGGCAGCCGGCAGCGACACGCCGGACCGGGACGGGTAGACGTACATGCTGCCCGGCACCTGCTCCTGGAACTTCTGCGAGATCAGGAAGTCCAGGACCTTCTTGGCGTCATCCGGGTTCTTCGCGCCGGCCAGCACGCCCGCGTACTCGACCTGGCGGTAGCAGGTGTTCAGCAGGGCCTTGGTGCGCGGCTTGCCGTCGTCACCGATCTCGTCGGCGGGCGAGGAGGCGTAGGACACCACGATCGGGCGCGGCCCCTTGCCCGAGGAGCCGGAGAAGTCCTGGCTGTACGCCTCGTCCCAGCCCGAGTCGACCTTGACGTCGTTCGCCTTGAGCTTAGACCAGTAGTCCGGCCAGTTGTCCGCGCCGAACTGCTTGATCGTGCCCAGCAGGAACGCCAGGCCCGGCGAGGAGGTGGACGGGTCCTCCACCACGGTCTGGCCCTTGTACTTCGGGTCGGTGAGATCGGCATAACCGGACGGCGCCGGCCGGTTGTGCGCCGCGTACCAGCCCGTGTCCACGTTCAGGCAGACGTCGCCGACGTCGATCGCCGTCAGCCGGTGCGAGTCGTCGAACTGGTACCGCTGCGGGCCCTGGCTCGCGTCAGGGCTGGTGTACGGGGCGAAGACGCCCGCCGACACCGCCCGGGAGGCGAACGTGCTGTCCACTCCGTACGCGATGTCGCCGATCGGGTTGGCCTTCGTCAGCACCAGCTTGTTGGTCAGCGCGCCCGCGTCGCCGTTCATGCTGACCTTGACCGTGATGCCGGAGGTCTTCTGGAAGTCCGCCCACAGGGTCTTGTCGACCGCCCACGAGTCGTGGGTCACCAGCGTGACCGTGTGCTGGCTCGGGGCCTGTTCACCGCCGCCGACCAGCGAACAACCCGCCACCATCGTGGCCGTCAGCGCCAGCGCGGCCAGCCGTGCCGTCCGGGTCAAGTTCTCCTCCAGGTGACCTCGTCGCGCGAGGTCGCCCGTAGTGCCTCCCTCCACCGGCATGATCCGGATCAGGTGCTTACGGTCGAGAGCTCGCCCGCTCTCCTCTCAGCCCGGCGACACCGGACTCCCGTGGCTCACCCGGAGCTTACGCTGCGTTCCGGCGTGGTCGGGACCACCATGGACGGCATGGCGGAATTGCTCACGGACGATCAGGTGACCGAGGCGCTGGGGCGGCTGGCCCAGTGGCGGCAGGACGGCGATGCGATCATCCGCATCGTGGAACTGGGCAGCTTCCCGGAGGCGATCCAGGCGGTGAACCGGATCGCCGAGATCGCGGAGAACGACAACCACCACCCCGACATCGACATCCGGTGGCGGACCCTGACGTTCCGGTGCAGCACGCACAGCGCCGGCGGCATCACGGCGTTGGACGTGACGCTCGCCGGCGAGATCGACGGGGTGCTGGAGCTGCTCGGTCAGCCGAGCGAGTAGAGCAGGTTGCGGCCCGCCTCCGCGTTGCGCGGCTGGCACAGCACGTCGTAGCGGCGGGCCACCAGCTGGCTCTGCGACACGAAGTCGCGCTTGCCCCGGGTCGAGGCGTAGCTGATCGCCGCGAAGATCATGCTGGAGCCCACGCCGCCGACCAGGCCGATGACGATCGGCAGCCAACCGCCGCCGATCGTGAACAGCGACAGCAGGATGCCGACGAACAGTCCGAACCAGGCGCCCGAGGCCGCCGCCGCGCCGAGCACGCGGCCCCAGCTCAGCCTGCCCGCGACGCGTTCGACCAGCATCGGCTCCACGCCGACGATGGTGATGTCCTGCACCGGGAAGTCCCGGTCGGCGAGGAAGTCGACCGCCCGCTGCGCCTGCTCGTAGGTGTCGTAGGAGCCGATCGGCCAGCCGGTGGGCGGGGTGGGCAGCGCGGACGCCGCCGGGTTGTTGGCGAATGCAGTGGTCATGATGGCCCTCCTTGTCGGCCTTACACCCCCTTTAACGTCGAGCCCACCTCGGTTCGTGCCGGCCGGCGGAAGTCCACAGGGGAATCTCAGGTTGTGACCTGGGCTACCCGGCGACGATCACCGATGCCCACCCGCGCCATCCACCTGTCCGCGCCCACGCGCCATCCAGCGGTCCCCACCCGCGGCATCGGTTTGTTGTGACGTCGGCTACCCGGGCAACGATCACCCCTTCCCGTGCGTCGTTCGTAGTGAAGCCGTACAAGGGGATTCGAAGTGATCAAGTTCTGTCGCACCGCGGCCGCCAGCGCCGCCGCCGTCGTTCTCGCCGTGCTGTTCGCCGTGCAGGCCCAGGCCGCGTCGCCCAGCCCCCAGGTCGCCGCCCAGTCCCAGCAGGGCGACGGCGACCTGATCTTCGCCGGCGCCGCCGGCCTGCTCATCCTCGCCGCCGCCTTCGGCGTGATCATCTACGCCGCGCGGCACCGCAACACCGAGAACTGACGCCGTACCAACACGAAGGGGCCGCTGCATCCGCAGCGGCCCCTTTGTCATGCCGACAGGTCCAGCCACATCACATGCAGGCCGACCAGTCCGTGGTCGGGATGGTCGAAGGCCTCGGGGACAGTGCCGATGGTCCGGAAGCCGAGCGAGTGCCAGAGACCGACCGCGGTGCTGTTGGTCTCCACGACCGCGTTGAACTGGATGCTGCGGTAGCCGGCCGAGCGCACCCACTCGATCACGTGAAGGCCGAGGTTGCGTCCAACACCCCGGCCACGGTGACGGGGATCGACCATGAAGCTGGCGGTCGCGACGTGAGACCCACGGCCCGGACGGTTGGGCCCCATCTTGGCGCTGCCGAGGATGTCGTCGCCGTCGACGGCGACGACCGTGCGCCCCGGCGGCGTCTCCATCCACCAGCCACGCGCCTCGTCGAGGCTGAGGCCGTCGGGAAAGGCATAGGTCTTGTCCTCGGCGACGATCTCGGCGAAGAACGGATAGATCAGCGGCCAGTCGCCGTCCCCGGCGTCACGGATGAGCACCCGCGAACCGTAAACGCGACCGCCGGGACCTTCCACCCATATACGCCCCGGTGAACGCGACCCGCTGGCCGCCGACGACGGTCAGACGTTGAAGCGGAACTCCACGACGTCGCCGTCGGCCATGACGTAGTCCTTGCCCTCCATCCGGGCCTTGCCGGCGGCGCGGGCGGCGGCGACGGAGCCGGTCGCTACGAGGTCGTCGTAGGAGATGACCTCGGCCTTGATGAAGCCGCGTTCGAAGTCGGTGTGGATGACGCCGGCGGCCTGCGGGGCGGTGGCGCCCTGCGGGATGGTCCAGGCGCGGGACTCCTTGGGACCGGCGGTGAGGTAGGTCTGCAGGCCGAGGGTGTGGAAGCCGGCGCGGGCCAGGGCGTCGAGGCCGGGCTCGTGCTGGCCGATGGACTCCAGCAGCTCCCGGGCGGACTCGGCGTCGAGCTCGATGAGCTCGGACTCGACCTTGGCGTCGAGGAACACGGCGTCGGCGGGCGCGACGAGCTCGCGCAGCTCCTTGAGCCGGGCCTCGTCGGTGAGGATGGTCTCGTCGGCGTTGAAGACGTACAGGAACGGCTTGCCGGTGAGCAGGTTGAGCTCCCGCAGCAGCGACACGTCGACGTCGGCCTGCGCCTGGAACAGGGTCCGGCCGCCGTCGAGGATCTCCTTGGCCTTGGCGGCGGCCTCGAAGGCGGGCCGGCGGTCCTTGTGCGTCCGCCCCTCCTTCTCCAGCCGCGGCAGCGCCTTCTCCAGGGTCTGCAGGTCGGCCAGGATCAGCTCGGTGTTGATCGTCTCGATGTCGGACGACGGGTCGACCCGGCCGTCGACGTGCACCACGTCGGGGTCGTCGAACACGCGGATGACCTGGCAGATGGCGTTGGCCTCGCGGATGTTGGCGAGGAACTTGTTGCCCAGCCCGGCACCCTCGGAGGCGCCCTTGACGATGCCGGCGATGTCGACGAACGACACGGTGGCCGGCACGATCTTCTCCGAGTGGAAGATCTCGGCGAGCTTGTCCAGCCGCGGGTCGGGCAGCGCGACGACGCCCACGTTGGGCTCGATGGTGGCGAACGGGTAGTTCGCGGCGAGCACGTCGTTGCGGGTCAGCGCGTTGAACAGGGTCGACTTGCCGACGTTGGGCAGACCGACGATGCCGAGGGTGAGACTCACGACGGAGCAGTCTACGCGGCTCGATGCTGGTGTCCGAAAACCGCCAGCCATCGCCCGTGGACGCTGGCAGCATTCATACCGTGCTCATCGATCCGGAACGCGCCTACCGCGCCGTCGCCTCCCGCGACGCGCGGTTCGACGGCCACTTCATCACCGCGGTGCGCACGACCGGCATCTACTGCCGGCCGTCCTGCCCCGCGGTGCGCCCGAAGCGGGAGAACGTCGAGTTCTACCTGACGGCGGCGGCCGCCCAGGCCGGCGGCTACCGGGCGTGCCGGCGCTGCCTGCCGGACGCGGTCCCGGGCTCGCCGGACTGGAACGTGCGCGCCGACCTGGCGGCCCGCTCGATGCGGCTGATCGCGGACGGCGTCGTCGAGCGCGACGGCGTGCCGGGACTGGCCCGCCGCCTCGGCTACTCGGAGCGCCACCTGACCAGGGTCCTGACGGCCGAGCTCGGCGCCCCGCCGCTGGCGCTGGCCCGGGCCCACCGGGCGCACTCGGCCCGGCTGCTGATCGAGAGCACCGACCTCCCGTTCTCGGACGTGGCGTTCGCGGCCGGCTTCGCCAGCATCCGCCAGTTCAACGACACCGTACGGGCGGTGTTCGCCGTCACCCCGTCGCAGCTGCGGGAGGGCGCGGCCAGGCGCAAGCACCACGAGTCGGTGCCGGGCACCATCTCGCTGCGCCTGCCGTTCCGGCCGCCGATGGACGCGACCGGCATGCTCGCGTTCCTCGCCTCCCGGGCCATCCCGGGCGTCGAGGAGGCGACCGAGGACAGCTACGCCCGCACGCTCCGGCTGTCGCACGGCAGCGCGACCGTCCGACTGACGCCGACACCGCAGCACATCGACTGCACGCTGCGGCTGACCGACCTCCGCGACCTGGGCAGCGCGGTGACCCGCGTGCGCCGCCTGTTCGACCTCGACGCGGACCCGGTGGCCTGCGACGAGCTGCTCGCGGCGGACCCGAACCTGGCGCCGTCGGTGTCGAAGACGCCGGGCATCCGTCTGCCGGGTGCGGTCGACGGCCCCGAGATCGTGCTGCGGGCACTGCTCGGCCAGCAGGTGACGGTGGCGGCGGCACGCACCGCCGTCGCCCGGCTCACCGAGCAG includes these proteins:
- a CDS encoding aminoglycoside phosphotransferase family protein; this translates as MEEVEVVVAHNERATLRVGDVFLKIDPDQTRIDVEVEAMAMAPIPTPEVLWRKPPVLALAALSGTALGRLGEPSTASSAAWAAAGAAARMLHDAPLPPWPGRSLDEIAARLDGECAWLVTNGVLPADLVTRNRQVAEAALRPWTPVFTHGDLQLTHVFVDGDEITGVIDWSEAAQGDALFDLAILTLGHEERLGDVVAGYGTDVDLDVIRAWWSLRSLVAVRWLVEHGFDPAAPGCEVDVLRARL
- a CDS encoding ABC transporter ATP-binding protein; translation: MALELQGLSVRYGAIAAVSDVDLSVADGEVVALLGPSGCGKSTLLRAVAGLERPAAGTIRWDGVDLAGVAVHRRDFGLVFQDGQLFPHRDVAANVAFGMRMHHVDRSERAARVDELLALVGLAGYGERRVTELSGGEQQRVALARALAPKPRLLLLDEPLSALDRALREQLAVDLAALLRATGTTALVVTHDHDEAFTLADRVALMQAGRIRQVGPPDEVWRRPADDVVAGFLGCTTFVPAEADHDLVSSPLGAVPLPGAGDGSVLLGLRANALRTDPAGFVHGEVVQRLHRRDHARLLVQLTGDGVPTAPVEAVAPVAGAPEPGDAIRLALDPDGIALTGQARGRTR
- a CDS encoding ABC transporter permease; this translates as MPNAAARLVLPLLALVPIGFLGLFFAWPVVSIVGIGLGGSGAADVLASGETWRLVAFTLGQAAAATLVAVLAGMPLAYVMARCELPGVGLVRTLILVPFVLPTVVVGLAFRALLPDGGVLSIVLANAFFNVAVVARTVGGLWAHTDRRAEEAARALGASRWRAFTSVVLPAIAPAIGSAAAVVFLFCATSFGVVLMLGGARYRTLETEIYLRTVDLFDLPGAAALSILQVVAVIAVLLIGAFARRRRETALKLRGRLETARRPVGGEWIVVGAALVVVIALLVPIVGLVARSLTTMDGWRALAGTGDSGTLEVSAWDAAWNSIRAATDATILAMLLGVTAAVVLSQLRRGRAVLGETLDLALMLPLGVSAVTVGFGYLVTLGDLPFDLRTSPLLVPFAQALVITPLIVRTVLPVLRAIDERLRQAAGTLGAGPFRVWREVDLALAWRSLIAAAGFGYVVALGEFGATSFLARPDAPTLPVAIARLIARPGELNNEMAYAACVVLMLVTVLAVVLIERLTPAVGEF
- a CDS encoding thiamine ABC transporter substrate-binding protein → MVAGCSLVGGGEQAPSQHTVTLVTHDSWAVDKTLWADFQKTSGITVKVSMNGDAGALTNKLVLTKANPIGDIAYGVDSTFASRAVSAGVFAPYTSPDASQGPQRYQFDDSHRLTAIDVGDVCLNVDTGWYAAHNRPAPSGYADLTDPKYKGQTVVEDPSTSSPGLAFLLGTIKQFGADNWPDYWSKLKANDVKVDSGWDEAYSQDFSGSSGKGPRPIVVSYASSPADEIGDDGKPRTKALLNTCYRQVEYAGVLAGAKNPDDAKKVLDFLISQKFQEQVPGSMYVYPSRSGVSLPAAWKTAAPLPDAPAQLPADQVDANREKWVQQCRTLLQG
- a CDS encoding 4a-hydroxytetrahydrobiopterin dehydratase yields the protein MAELLTDDQVTEALGRLAQWRQDGDAIIRIVELGSFPEAIQAVNRIAEIAENDNHHPDIDIRWRTLTFRCSTHSAGGITALDVTLAGEIDGVLELLGQPSE
- a CDS encoding general stress protein, which produces MTTAFANNPAASALPTPPTGWPIGSYDTYEQAQRAVDFLADRDFPVQDITIVGVEPMLVERVAGRLSWGRVLGAAAASGAWFGLFVGILLSLFTIGGGWLPIVIGLVGGVGSSMIFAAISYASTRGKRDFVSQSQLVARRYDVLCQPRNAEAGRNLLYSLG
- a CDS encoding GNAT family N-acetyltransferase — protein: MLIRDAGDGDWPLIYPFFAEIVAEDKTYAFPDGLSLDEARGWWMETPPGRTVVAVDGDDILGSAKMGPNRPGRGSHVATASFMVDPRHRGRGVGRNLGLHVIEWVRSAGYRSIQFNAVVETNSTAVGLWHSLGFRTIGTVPEAFDHPDHGLVGLHVMWLDLSA
- the ychF gene encoding redox-regulated ATPase YchF; the protein is MSLTLGIVGLPNVGKSTLFNALTRNDVLAANYPFATIEPNVGVVALPDPRLDKLAEIFHSEKIVPATVSFVDIAGIVKGASEGAGLGNKFLANIREANAICQVIRVFDDPDVVHVDGRVDPSSDIETINTELILADLQTLEKALPRLEKEGRTHKDRRPAFEAAAKAKEILDGGRTLFQAQADVDVSLLRELNLLTGKPFLYVFNADETILTDEARLKELRELVAPADAVFLDAKVESELIELDAESARELLESIGQHEPGLDALARAGFHTLGLQTYLTAGPKESRAWTIPQGATAPQAAGVIHTDFERGFIKAEVISYDDLVATGSVAAARAAGKARMEGKDYVMADGDVVEFRFNV
- a CDS encoding DNA-3-methyladenine glycosylase 2 family protein encodes the protein MLVSENRQPSPVDAGSIHTVLIDPERAYRAVASRDARFDGHFITAVRTTGIYCRPSCPAVRPKRENVEFYLTAAAAQAGGYRACRRCLPDAVPGSPDWNVRADLAARSMRLIADGVVERDGVPGLARRLGYSERHLTRVLTAELGAPPLALARAHRAHSARLLIESTDLPFSDVAFAAGFASIRQFNDTVRAVFAVTPSQLREGAARRKHHESVPGTISLRLPFRPPMDATGMLAFLASRAIPGVEEATEDSYARTLRLSHGSATVRLTPTPQHIDCTLRLTDLRDLGSAVTRVRRLFDLDADPVACDELLAADPNLAPSVSKTPGIRLPGAVDGPEIVLRALLGQQVTVAAARTAVARLTEQLGEPLETPDGTLTRLFPTPEAIAKEGAAVLTGPRRRIDTVLSTCAALADGTLTVDVGRDPEELRAELEALPGIGPWTAGYVLMRVLGAPDVLLTTDVALLKGAANLGLPADPDGLAARGRAWRPWRSYAGMHLWRAAQSTTPIPRSSK